DNA from Candidatus Omnitrophota bacterium:
AATTCAGATATCTCGTTGTATAGTTCGGCATCACCCGCGGTAACCGCTAATGTATCGGGGCTGTCGGCGGCTAAGGATAGGGTATTAACGAAAAATACGCACACTACGGCTATGGCTGTTATCTTAATCCGGAATTTACGTGTAGTTTTACATGCTATCATGGGGTTTTCTTCTTATTGCCTCGGCCGCAAATTTAGATTCTTGATCTTGCCCGAAGATAATACACTATACCTTACTATCTATAATCTTAATCTAATATGAATAATTAACTATATCATAATATTCCGTTAAGTCAAGAAAAAGAAAGCTACTTTTTGAATTACTAACAGGATGGCGATAATATATAAAAACAATATTTTTTATGGTTTGGGGTGGCAGGAGGCCACGAGGTGAGCTGATATAGGTCCTTCGCCCCGCTTGAAATTTTTGCCCGGGTTGGCGTCTTTTTAGCGGCAGTCCCTCGATATTCCATTCAAAACTTAAAATGCTTACCTTTGCGTCACTATACTCTGTAATGACGCAAATACCTCTTTACTTCATCATGGTTTCCGGCTAACACCAAATAATAATCCCCGCCTTCTACCTTGACGACCACACGTAACCTTATATCAATGCGAAACTCATATTTATAGTGGTTGATTTTCTTAAAACCGAGTCCGGCAGGAGCTTCTCCTGAGAGCAGAAATGAATTAAAGCCTTCTAAGCTTTCGGCAAGATTATCTTTATCTTGACGGGTTAGTTTTTTAACTGAGCGTTCAAAAGATGAAAGGATTAAAATTCTCTTCACTTGGTTACCTTTTTAATATAGCGAGAGAACTCCTTCCCCGGCTTTACGACCTTCGCCTTACCCTTCTCATTTTCTACGATATGATCGACAGCCTTAAGCTCTTCTGCGGCATAACGCGGCTCGACCTTCACGGGAGTGAGTCTTATATAATTATCTTCGATATCCACGGCGAACAACTCATCCATCTTTAAATGCAGCCGTTTCACTACCGCGCTCGGAATAGTCAGCTGATTTTTGGCCTTTAACTTTGTGATAGTCATCTTTCTCACCTCCATAAGAAGTATACCATAAGTAGGAAAGTATGTCAAGTTAGAATTTCTAACTTTTATTTGCCTAACATATAAAGTGTCATTCTGCAGTTGACTCAGACGGGCAGGCAATCTCATAGCCTGTAGAGCCGTTAAAGTAATCGCGTTCCTTTAAGCGCCTTCCCAGGTTATCTGCTATTCCTGCGTAGAATCTTTATAATTTTTTAGGATGTAAACTATATGCGTGTTTGCAGCGTCTGCGGATACTGATTACCCAGCCGATTGCTATGAAGTTTCATTGCAGTCTAAGTCCGTAGCGAAACAGAGTGGCGTCCCCATCCGGATTTTCCCGCCATTTGTCCTGCTCTGGGCGGGACCCCGCCCCGGGTCTTTCTCCCGGCGGGGGAACCGACCCTTTCAAATCCGGCGTGACGATACAGACTGAAAATGGCGTCCCCATCCGGATT
Protein-coding regions in this window:
- a CDS encoding AbrB/MazE/SpoVT family DNA-binding domain-containing protein, which gives rise to MTITKLKAKNQLTIPSAVVKRLHLKMDELFAVDIEDNYIRLTPVKVEPRYAAEELKAVDHIVENEKGKAKVVKPGKEFSRYIKKVTK